The Candidatus Defluviibacterium haderslevense DNA window CCTCAACGACTGGATGTATTTGAGAATCTATTAGCATTGAGTCATTACCTAAAAGAATTATTTCTGTAAAATTTTTGCAGAAAGATTCAGAACTAATTATCCTTCCATATGGATTGTAAGCAATCAAATGTGTTTTTTCTAACAAATAAAACTCACAATTACCCAGTATTACACCAGGTACGTTCAATTGGCTAATAATAGAGTCCTTTACAATAACGTTTTCTTTTTTATTATCTTGATATTTAACAAGTTTTCCTGTAATAATATTTCCTAATTCATCATGTTTTATTAGCTCTACATTAAAAATCCCATAATTTATATTTAGCTTCTTTAATATGAATCCATGATTAAGTAAATCTGTGATATTCTTTTCTTTGCTATAAAGTCCTTTCATTAGATTTAACCTGCCAAAATAAAAAGTTTCCATTCTGAATATATTTGATTGTATAAATTTACTCAAATTGTAAAATTTCAACCAAATTAATATAATAAGACTTTTAATATATTGTAATTCAATTATATACATATATAAATTAAATGTATAAATTGAAAAGAAATTCTGAGTGCATATGTGGCTAGAGGGATATAATTTTACATCTCTTAGTGTAAATTCGTATATCAATGCCTTAACTAGTTATTCAAAAAACTTGTTTTTCGCTGCATCACTGGCCTTTTCTTCATTATCGACACAGATATATCTTAAGAATATTTCTTCGGTTTTATGGCCTGTCATTGCCATTATTGCAATGGGTTTGATATTTGACAAATACATATTTGTGGCCGCTGTACGTCTACCAGTATGGGTACATATTAACTCACATTTTGGTTTCCTAATTGAATTGCTTATACCTCCTCTGGTCTCTTTAAATTCAATTGGATAGTCTAAACCAGCTAATTTAGCGATATCCTTAATATATCTATTTACAACTTGATCAGTCAATTGCGGTGCCCTTCCATCATGTTTTGAAAGCAATGTTAAGAGTTTTGTTTTTACTGGTATAATTAATTTGGTTTTTGTTTTTTCGCTTACTATGTGAATCATATTGCTACCATTATTTGATTGAATATGGCCCAAATCGAGTCGAATTGCGTCGCCGAATCTTAAGGTTGTATAGCATTGTATCAAAAAAAGATCCCTTGCTTTTTCTAGTCCAGGATTTCCAGAAAGATCTAAATTTTCAAGTATTGTAACTTCTGATTCTGTTAGATAAATTTTTGGAACCTTTTCTCTTAGGATCTTAAACTTTTTGTCTTTATAATATAAATTGGAATGTATTCTATCATCAAAGGCAGCTACTGCAATAACTTTCCATATTTTTATCATTTTGCCTGTATAGTTGGGACTAAAATCTTGGGAGTTGCAAAACTCGACAAATAGCGTGTATAAATGGTGGTCGATTTGGGACCAATTGTAACGAACACCCTGACCTATTTCAAAGGCTATAAAGTTATTGAAAAAAGTTTGATATCCTTTTATTGTTGATTGTGAATAGTATTTTGTAGCCTGTTCCCCAGCTCCAATTTGACGCCGCCTTGATGTTATATCCTGAATGAAAACCTTAGAATAATCCCTAATTAAAGTTAGATCCAGTTTGTCAGAATTCGTTTTTTTTGGTACCTTTTTTGGTTTGTTGTCTAATGTTTGATTTGACTGGAATACTCGTTCATTTAATAGTTTGTCAAGATCTAGCCTGTTAATTGGGTTTTGCAATAATCTACAGGTCTCAATATATCCAGTGACCGTTTGTTCGATATTAGATATTCGTGCATTAATATTTGATATATTAGTTTTAGTATAGGGATCTTGTTTTTGGTAGTCACTTATTACTTTCTTATCATCGATTGGCCTTTGATTTTTTTTGTCCCAAAGTCCAGGATATACACTGTATCCAAACCCTCGTTTGTATTGATGTCCATTTATATAGCACCTGTAGTATAGTGGAGAACGTTTATTAGGATTCGTTTCCTTTAAATAAAATCGATGTTTTGTTACAAGCATTGGCTAAATAATAATAGACAAATATAAGTCAGGGTATTGTTCGGGGTATGCTTTTTCTTTACTTTATTTATGTTATCCTTATATATGATTGTAAAGTTAATGAACTAAACTATTGAAAATCAGTATAAAAATAAAAATCCCCTTATTCGGAAGAATAAAGGGATTTATGGTTTTGTGGTCCCACCTGGGCTCGAACCAGGGACCCTCTGATTATGAGTCAGATGCTCTAACCGGCTGAGCTATGGGACCATGATGGAATTTTTTCCAATCACGCCGCAAAGGTAAAACATAGAATTCGCAATCCAAAATGATAATAGACCTTTATTAAGGATTAATTTTCTGGTGTTTGGACTAAAACATGCATGAGTTGGATCCATTTCATTATAAATTATAAATAAAAATATATGTTTAATATATTTATTATGTTATAATTATATATATTAAAAAATAGATATGTGACAATTTATGCATAATATATTATTTAAATT harbors:
- a CDS encoding DUF4747 family protein, with the translated sequence METFYFGRLNLMKGLYSKEKNITDLLNHGFILKKLNINYGIFNVELIKHDELGNIITGKLVKYQDNKKENVIVKDSIISQLNVPGVILGNCEFYLLEKTHLIAYNPYGRIISSESFCKNFTEIILLGNDSMLIDSQIHPVVEEFKFLEFLRSMKVLKKFTVSLVPSNPNNRDLWKAMDERLRNMNVSKYKETLEADKNEGLKIDKLTESKIHMAEDGYGKATGEGVSKDGTDITISTNEKESIIKKKIEQVATPDEKISSLKLVFDKINERFTKENTK
- a CDS encoding tyrosine-type recombinase/integrase — its product is MLVTKHRFYLKETNPNKRSPLYYRCYINGHQYKRGFGYSVYPGLWDKKNQRPIDDKKVISDYQKQDPYTKTNISNINARISNIEQTVTGYIETCRLLQNPINRLDLDKLLNERVFQSNQTLDNKPKKVPKKTNSDKLDLTLIRDYSKVFIQDITSRRRQIGAGEQATKYYSQSTIKGYQTFFNNFIAFEIGQGVRYNWSQIDHHLYTLFVEFCNSQDFSPNYTGKMIKIWKVIAVAAFDDRIHSNLYYKDKKFKILREKVPKIYLTESEVTILENLDLSGNPGLEKARDLFLIQCYTTLRFGDAIRLDLGHIQSNNGSNMIHIVSEKTKTKLIIPVKTKLLTLLSKHDGRAPQLTDQVVNRYIKDIAKLAGLDYPIEFKETRGGISNSIRKPKCELICTHTGRRTAATNMYLSNIKPIAIMAMTGHKTEEIFLRYICVDNEEKASDAAKNKFFE